A genomic segment from Micromonospora echinaurantiaca encodes:
- a CDS encoding Wadjet anti-phage system protein JetD domain-containing protein: protein MRHPAEVLEQVRVRYRKNWRDWLLHADETAFSFPLAAANAQDIARDSETVGQWLRAWRNWSEAHPAAQLRTATRRTVIGPQEIITHLDVSTITDLVALDENLNDHWRRATARWARLATLPGGLVTERIRPHLQQIIDLDDADFEILIKSAVWFTENPRSGLTIRQVPILGMHTKWLARHRRLILACLNITENPHVSSDQPDEELEQHDLDPLGLKALPVHIDVILADPADRARVGGLRHLRAPLPEIDALPIRPETVMIVENKESAYLVPDQPRTVVIHSLGNHLNVLDDIAWLHVARHLYWGDLDRAGFLLLSRARARLPRLASVLMDPNTLEEHKALAVEDKTQADPPLSNLTDTETSALAALSTEQGNCVRLEQERLPSPFVLDRLGRAM from the coding sequence ATGCGACACCCGGCCGAGGTGCTGGAACAGGTACGCGTCCGATACCGCAAGAATTGGCGCGACTGGCTGCTACACGCAGACGAGACCGCCTTCTCGTTCCCCCTCGCCGCAGCGAACGCACAGGATATCGCCCGCGACTCGGAAACCGTCGGCCAGTGGCTACGGGCCTGGCGGAACTGGTCGGAAGCACACCCGGCCGCCCAGCTACGCACCGCCACCCGCCGCACCGTCATAGGCCCACAGGAGATCATCACCCACCTGGACGTATCCACGATCACCGACCTCGTGGCCCTCGATGAGAACCTCAACGACCACTGGCGGCGGGCCACCGCCCGATGGGCGCGCCTCGCCACCCTGCCCGGAGGCCTGGTCACCGAACGGATACGCCCGCACCTGCAGCAGATCATCGACCTGGACGACGCCGATTTCGAAATCCTGATCAAATCCGCCGTCTGGTTCACTGAGAACCCCCGGTCGGGACTAACCATCCGGCAGGTGCCCATCCTGGGAATGCACACCAAGTGGCTTGCCCGCCATCGCCGGCTCATCCTGGCCTGCCTCAACATCACGGAAAATCCGCACGTCAGCAGCGACCAGCCAGATGAGGAGTTGGAACAGCACGACCTGGATCCGCTCGGGCTAAAGGCCCTGCCCGTGCACATCGACGTGATCCTGGCCGACCCCGCCGACCGTGCCCGGGTGGGCGGCCTGCGACACCTCAGAGCGCCACTACCAGAGATCGACGCACTACCCATCCGTCCTGAGACAGTCATGATCGTCGAAAACAAGGAATCCGCGTACCTCGTCCCGGACCAGCCACGGACCGTGGTCATCCACTCGCTAGGCAACCACCTCAACGTCCTAGACGACATCGCGTGGCTGCACGTGGCGCGTCATCTCTACTGGGGAGACCTTGACCGCGCCGGATTCCTCCTACTGTCACGTGCACGTGCTCGGTTGCCGCGCCTCGCCTCCGTCCTCATGGACCCCAACACGCTCGAAGAACACAAAGCTCTTGCAGTCGAGGACAAGACGCAAGCCGATCCGCCGCTTTCCAATCTGACCGACACCGAAACCTCGGCCCTGGCCGCTCTATCCACGGAGCAGGGGAACTGCGTGCGCCTGGAGCAGGAGCGCCTCCCCTCGCCGTTCGTCCTCGACCGGCTTGGCCGTGCCATGTAA
- a CDS encoding ATP-binding protein → MTTTAPRIAANEKSAIADEHDAAQFRISTVQILNWGAYSGLQTMTVARSGTAIVGPSGRGKSTLLDAMASVILPNPQEFNQAARDDRGKKRERTVYSYARGHTDQRRDDNRRSATTNYLRPPGGPGFPSGAAITWETRDGRRVTSFRLAWVGPDADGPDAINGATVYGFVNDHFDLTQLQGLTAIRQGASPLSKTSLERLVDQDRGDVVDPSQARVHAKMRSVMGMGSTDESQRLAMQLLRRAQASKGIFSINALFKEFVLTEPLALTRWDVALEAYREASRLYEEFESARRRTDTLAPLPTIAEKYRAAGTDLVAKSRLLRADGDTPARIDVWHAEKVAEWADAAIDDNRLAKAETDEEYATAVRLAEEADRREKDTMNQLVAAGGDRSKIITVQLERARETLDQVDAERRQFGSRLASFELPLPTSPGDVTLTHVSLDHLLAEEEKALTVASEAVTKAAGKLWQLRKDDEVKQREIAGLRARRSLIPEDADARRNRIAADLGVDQNRLRYAGELLQLRPEHRRWEKAVVGLLLPLSSTLLVDNRDFARVRRYVHDHDMGGSITLAPAASDVPSRTPTDGSVPALLDIADHPFRGWLAGELNDTVNYYCVETEAELDNPRPDWARGAITPAGMRNGSRQRFTKDDRRLRYPWLGWDTRRLLQELGDELESIQRELRLAEVSSDEADKRRELTRGRTRELTALRADLTWDRIDTTAAQQRIKEFERQLAQANSPEAAQLADLLDKQRGETIAASSEVKRLENEQEELDTSWGDLVSAVDEAKDRVEAAPPLTDDERAALAATPFVAPADTTAITQSLKSAIEHLSGQIERHKSDREKHEAAVIGYIAAYRNLDERTARETDGTIDSLPSVLAIYEQLVTDDLPRAKGAWLAKVDEDMNRQLRGLLVQIDDDTRAIKRGLDPINNVLRHVRFRADATLSIESVERPSSDLKDFRQIIIRYTSNTIGLDAKRNAEQVERSFTRLRKHLAKLDDPSRAGEAWRRRVFDAREQVEFQAIETRPDGIKVVHDGVSGMSGGEGQELIAFILGAALRFRLGEGHEGPPAYASVILDEGFVKADSDYTGRALSALQALGFQLIVGAPREKATAFEDYVESVAYINIDVRDPTRVRIYPMTMQEALRLEEG, encoded by the coding sequence ATGACCACAACCGCGCCCCGCATCGCTGCCAATGAAAAGTCCGCTATCGCCGACGAGCATGACGCGGCGCAGTTCCGCATCAGCACGGTGCAGATCCTCAACTGGGGCGCATACTCGGGCCTGCAGACCATGACCGTAGCGCGGTCGGGGACCGCGATCGTCGGCCCGTCCGGGCGTGGCAAGTCCACCCTGCTGGACGCCATGGCCTCGGTGATCCTGCCGAACCCGCAAGAGTTCAACCAGGCCGCCCGCGACGACCGCGGCAAGAAGCGCGAACGGACCGTCTACTCGTACGCGCGCGGACACACCGACCAGAGAAGGGACGACAACCGGCGCTCCGCGACGACGAACTACCTGCGACCGCCCGGCGGGCCAGGCTTCCCCAGTGGCGCGGCGATCACCTGGGAAACCCGAGACGGGCGACGCGTCACCTCGTTTCGACTGGCGTGGGTCGGCCCGGACGCCGACGGCCCGGACGCGATCAACGGCGCCACCGTCTACGGATTCGTCAACGACCACTTCGACCTGACACAACTGCAAGGCCTCACCGCCATCCGCCAGGGAGCCTCCCCGCTGTCCAAGACCTCCCTGGAACGTCTCGTCGACCAAGACCGGGGCGACGTCGTGGACCCCTCACAGGCACGGGTGCACGCGAAAATGCGCAGCGTCATGGGGATGGGCTCCACCGACGAGTCGCAACGCCTGGCCATGCAGCTGCTACGGCGTGCCCAAGCGTCCAAGGGCATCTTCTCCATCAACGCCCTGTTCAAGGAATTCGTGCTCACCGAACCGCTCGCACTGACCCGGTGGGACGTCGCTCTCGAGGCGTACCGGGAGGCATCCCGGCTGTACGAGGAGTTCGAGTCAGCACGGCGCCGCACCGACACGCTCGCACCCCTTCCCACAATCGCCGAGAAGTACCGCGCCGCCGGCACCGATCTCGTGGCCAAGAGCCGACTGCTGAGGGCTGACGGTGACACCCCTGCGCGGATCGATGTGTGGCACGCGGAGAAAGTGGCCGAATGGGCTGACGCGGCCATCGACGACAACCGTCTCGCCAAAGCGGAGACAGACGAGGAGTACGCCACCGCCGTCAGGCTTGCCGAAGAGGCCGATCGGCGCGAGAAGGACACGATGAACCAACTCGTCGCGGCTGGCGGTGACCGTTCGAAAATCATCACCGTCCAGCTTGAGCGCGCGAGGGAGACGCTCGACCAAGTCGACGCAGAACGGCGTCAATTCGGTAGCCGCCTCGCATCCTTCGAGCTGCCGCTGCCCACCTCGCCAGGCGACGTGACACTGACGCACGTCAGCCTCGACCACCTCCTTGCCGAGGAAGAGAAAGCGCTCACGGTCGCCTCCGAGGCTGTCACCAAGGCCGCGGGAAAGCTCTGGCAGCTGCGCAAGGACGACGAGGTCAAACAGCGCGAGATAGCCGGATTGCGGGCACGACGCAGCCTCATCCCCGAGGACGCCGACGCGCGCCGCAACCGGATCGCAGCCGACCTTGGTGTCGACCAGAATCGGCTTCGGTACGCCGGAGAGCTGCTGCAGCTCAGACCCGAGCATCGGCGCTGGGAAAAGGCGGTCGTCGGCCTCCTACTGCCACTGTCGAGCACTCTGCTCGTCGACAACCGGGACTTCGCACGTGTACGCCGGTACGTGCACGACCACGACATGGGAGGATCGATCACCCTCGCACCGGCTGCCTCCGACGTGCCGAGCCGCACCCCGACAGACGGTAGCGTCCCGGCCCTACTCGACATCGCCGATCACCCATTCCGCGGGTGGCTCGCAGGCGAACTGAACGACACCGTCAACTATTACTGCGTGGAGACTGAGGCGGAGTTGGACAACCCGCGTCCCGATTGGGCTCGCGGCGCGATCACCCCGGCCGGCATGCGCAATGGCTCACGGCAACGATTTACCAAGGACGACCGTCGTCTGCGCTACCCCTGGCTCGGCTGGGACACTCGCCGGCTGCTGCAGGAGCTGGGCGACGAACTGGAGTCGATCCAGCGGGAGCTACGACTCGCCGAGGTGTCGTCGGATGAGGCAGACAAGCGACGCGAGCTCACACGCGGCCGAACACGGGAGCTGACAGCGCTGCGCGCCGACCTGACCTGGGACCGGATCGACACGACCGCTGCCCAACAGCGGATCAAGGAGTTCGAAAGACAGCTCGCCCAAGCCAACTCTCCCGAAGCCGCACAACTCGCTGACCTGTTGGACAAGCAACGTGGCGAGACGATCGCGGCAAGCAGTGAGGTGAAGCGACTCGAGAACGAACAGGAGGAGCTCGACACGAGTTGGGGCGATCTAGTGAGCGCGGTGGACGAGGCGAAGGACCGCGTCGAGGCAGCCCCGCCCCTGACTGACGACGAGCGTGCCGCGCTCGCCGCCACCCCGTTCGTCGCGCCGGCCGACACCACCGCCATCACGCAGAGCTTGAAGTCGGCCATCGAGCACCTGAGCGGGCAGATCGAACGGCACAAGAGTGATCGGGAGAAACACGAGGCGGCCGTTATCGGCTACATCGCCGCATACCGGAACCTGGACGAGCGAACCGCCCGGGAGACAGACGGCACGATCGACTCCCTGCCGTCGGTGCTGGCGATCTATGAGCAACTGGTGACCGACGACCTGCCCCGCGCCAAGGGCGCATGGCTGGCGAAGGTCGATGAGGACATGAACCGGCAGCTGCGCGGGCTGCTCGTGCAGATCGACGACGACACCCGGGCCATCAAGCGAGGGCTCGACCCGATCAACAACGTGCTGCGCCATGTGCGGTTCCGCGCTGACGCCACGCTAAGTATCGAATCAGTCGAGCGCCCGAGCAGCGACCTGAAAGACTTCCGTCAGATCATCATCCGGTACACCAGCAACACGATCGGATTGGACGCGAAGCGCAACGCCGAGCAGGTGGAGAGGTCCTTCACCCGCCTACGCAAACACCTTGCCAAACTCGACGACCCGTCGCGAGCCGGAGAGGCCTGGCGGCGGCGCGTGTTCGACGCCCGCGAACAGGTCGAGTTCCAAGCCATCGAAACCCGCCCCGACGGCATCAAAGTCGTGCATGACGGCGTCTCCGGGATGAGTGGTGGCGAAGGACAAGAGCTGATCGCGTTCATCCTCGGCGCCGCCCTACGGTTCCGCCTCGGCGAAGGCCACGAAGGCCCTCCCGCCTACGCGTCGGTCATCCTCGACGAAGGGTTCGTCAAGGCCGACAGCGACTACACCGGCAGAGCCCTATCCGCCCTGCAGGCCCTTGGCTTCCAGCTGATCGTCGGCGCTCCCCGCGAGAAGGCAACCGCCTTCGAGGACTACGTAGAGTCCGTCGCCTACATCAACATCGACGTCCGCGACCCCACGCGCGTGCGCATCTACCCCATGACAATGCAGGAGGCGCTACGCCTCGAGGAAGGGTAG
- a CDS encoding DUF4194 domain-containing protein translates to MSHGIDVLDDSTSDDDPDEYGFEGDEPDGLGGSRLPTAARRALATLLNNRFITRGRDRGAWEAVLAYENEIRERLADMYLLLTVDRDYEVAFKRQDPAEDAPKMLRRDKPLHRDASLLLIHLRKEHTYTDATDDPVVITRVQVAEFLRPFREDGDGDEARFERRVDSAIRAVTDLKLLTADPDADYLFTVSPAIVPLIGSDEVMRMERYFIEAARAAGATDERDNAETAEDPA, encoded by the coding sequence ATGAGCCACGGCATCGATGTCCTCGACGACTCGACGTCCGACGACGACCCGGACGAGTACGGCTTCGAGGGCGACGAGCCGGACGGCCTCGGTGGGTCGCGCCTGCCGACCGCGGCGCGTCGGGCGCTGGCGACGCTGCTGAACAACCGATTCATCACCCGCGGCCGCGACCGAGGGGCGTGGGAGGCGGTGCTGGCGTACGAGAACGAGATCCGTGAGCGTCTCGCTGACATGTACCTGCTCCTGACCGTGGATAGGGACTACGAGGTGGCGTTCAAGCGGCAGGACCCGGCCGAGGACGCGCCGAAGATGCTGCGCCGCGACAAACCGCTGCACCGTGACGCGTCCCTGCTGCTGATACACCTGCGCAAGGAGCACACGTACACGGACGCGACCGACGACCCAGTCGTGATCACCAGAGTCCAGGTGGCCGAATTCCTGCGCCCGTTCCGGGAGGACGGCGATGGCGACGAGGCCAGGTTCGAGCGCCGTGTGGACTCGGCCATCCGCGCGGTGACCGACTTGAAGCTGCTGACGGCGGATCCGGACGCGGACTACCTGTTCACCGTCTCACCCGCCATCGTTCCGCTGATCGGCTCGGACGAGGTCATGCGCATGGAGCGGTACTTCATTGAGGCGGCCCGGGCAGCGGGCGCAACCGACGAGAGGGACAACGCGGAAACCGCCGAGGATCCCGCATGA
- a CDS encoding DUF3375 family protein yields the protein MGITGERIRAALDSNPTLTLLKAYSRDWVLPLFAEHLDQIDGSVSAEWFHERVSEAREQVPDWQGSVTPAEHCRDWVEKRWLETETLNGRLRYRLSPYSLRALRFVRELVEGETTVSGARLGSITHAVRLLADMTNPDRDVQVRRIDQQIAELRKRRQDIASGRVRLATLEEMKQQLREILAMTRSLPADFRQLRTMVEDRHQEVARRAMVQGPRKADLVEDYLRENDLLSKTSQGTAYLGFSRLLSSRQTEQLRADIDQILAQEFAREHVTAAQREELDGMLSTLLAAELDVQSSYVRWSASLRRFLTRVAHGRHQRLLSLADRALHAGGTWVQAEPGQRYVPQDVLGVGPLAITDISQTQLWRDHGPQEVVVEVTEQRTTLPTADRAALRLAAGTSPRAVGRTINRLLASRPVVTGAEVFDATAPEFQRLGTLVSLLDLAVMHGQVDINLAETVRLSGDRAAALMATLPALVFDAPVPTKEVP from the coding sequence ATGGGGATCACAGGCGAACGGATCAGGGCAGCACTGGACTCGAACCCGACGCTGACGCTGCTCAAGGCGTACTCACGAGACTGGGTGCTGCCCCTGTTCGCTGAGCATCTCGACCAAATCGACGGATCGGTGTCCGCAGAGTGGTTCCACGAGCGGGTTTCCGAGGCGCGCGAACAGGTCCCCGACTGGCAGGGCAGCGTCACACCGGCCGAACACTGCCGCGACTGGGTCGAGAAGCGCTGGCTGGAGACTGAGACGCTGAACGGACGTCTGAGATATCGCTTATCGCCCTACTCGCTACGAGCGCTGCGGTTCGTTCGTGAGCTTGTCGAGGGGGAGACGACCGTCAGTGGTGCCCGTCTCGGCTCCATCACCCACGCCGTGCGGCTCTTGGCCGACATGACGAACCCGGACCGGGACGTTCAAGTGCGGCGCATCGACCAGCAGATCGCCGAGTTGCGCAAAAGGCGCCAGGACATCGCTTCCGGCCGGGTGCGGCTGGCGACTCTGGAGGAGATGAAGCAGCAGCTGCGCGAGATCCTCGCCATGACCCGGTCGTTGCCGGCCGACTTCCGGCAGCTGCGCACGATGGTGGAGGACCGTCACCAGGAGGTCGCGCGGCGGGCGATGGTGCAGGGACCGCGCAAGGCGGACCTGGTCGAGGACTACCTTCGCGAGAACGACCTGCTGTCGAAGACGAGCCAGGGCACGGCATACCTCGGGTTCTCTCGGCTGCTGTCATCCCGGCAGACCGAACAGCTGCGCGCCGACATTGACCAGATCTTGGCCCAGGAGTTCGCGCGTGAGCACGTGACGGCCGCGCAGCGTGAAGAGCTCGACGGCATGCTGTCGACCCTTCTCGCCGCGGAACTGGACGTGCAAAGCAGCTACGTGCGCTGGTCGGCGTCGCTGCGTCGGTTTCTCACACGGGTCGCCCACGGCCGCCATCAGCGGCTGCTCAGCCTCGCCGACCGTGCTCTGCACGCCGGCGGCACCTGGGTGCAGGCCGAGCCAGGCCAGCGGTATGTGCCCCAAGACGTGCTCGGCGTCGGCCCCCTCGCCATCACCGACATCTCTCAAACTCAGCTTTGGCGTGACCACGGCCCTCAGGAAGTCGTCGTCGAAGTCACCGAACAGCGCACCACGTTGCCCACGGCGGACCGAGCCGCCCTGCGGCTGGCCGCCGGCACCAGCCCGCGTGCCGTCGGACGAACCATCAACAGGCTGCTCGCCAGCCGACCGGTGGTGACCGGTGCCGAGGTGTTCGACGCCACTGCGCCAGAGTTCCAGCGCCTGGGCACCCTGGTGAGCCTGCTCGACCTCGCCGTCATGCACGGGCAGGTCGATATCAACCTCGCCGAGACGGTGCGGCTGTCCGGAGACAGGGCCGCCGCACTGATGGCCACACTGCCTGCCCTCGTCTTCGACGCGCCCGTGCCGACCAAGGAGGTGCCATGA
- a CDS encoding helix-turn-helix domain-containing protein yields MTTSPETPGRGEKRPEPGWSVLLARRVAAEVRYWREQRGMTALQLARRTAQLGYQLPRSVLANLENNRRDTVTVAELLILAAALDVPPVLLIAPVGRERDIEVLPATRTTPWHVRGWIHGAVELNYQGFSATMWQQSRRAITLYDIHRLLVREHQQIQRRIQQLADQEHLVVGEIASDDLRLSRGPLADFLTELAYSLDRLRMHRGLIKSEGFQLPDLPPSVSAALKETAPSGRHRHATGDDQDDHLLPPLVYQELMASRPDLGGDEPDQESRGCSSS; encoded by the coding sequence ATGACTACATCACCCGAAACGCCGGGTCGAGGCGAGAAGCGACCCGAGCCCGGCTGGTCCGTCCTGCTCGCCCGGAGGGTTGCTGCCGAGGTCCGGTACTGGCGTGAGCAACGCGGTATGACTGCGCTCCAGTTGGCGAGAAGAACTGCTCAGCTCGGATATCAGTTGCCCCGCAGTGTCCTTGCGAACCTGGAGAACAACCGGCGCGACACCGTCACTGTCGCTGAGTTATTGATCTTGGCTGCCGCGCTTGACGTCCCCCCAGTCCTGCTCATCGCACCGGTCGGACGTGAACGCGATATCGAGGTACTGCCCGCAACGCGAACCACACCGTGGCATGTCCGCGGATGGATCCACGGTGCGGTAGAACTCAACTACCAGGGCTTCTCGGCCACGATGTGGCAACAGAGCAGGCGAGCCATCACGCTCTACGACATCCACCGCCTTCTAGTCAGGGAACATCAACAGATCCAACGACGGATCCAGCAGTTGGCCGATCAGGAGCATCTCGTCGTTGGGGAGATCGCCTCGGATGACCTTCGTCTAAGCCGAGGCCCGCTGGCGGACTTCCTCACCGAACTCGCTTACAGTCTCGACCGCCTTCGCATGCATCGCGGCTTGATCAAGTCTGAGGGATTCCAGTTGCCCGACCTGCCACCAAGTGTCTCAGCGGCATTGAAGGAGACCGCACCAAGCGGCAGGCACCGCCATGCGACCGGAGATGATCAGGATGATCACCTCTTGCCACCACTGGTCTATCAGGAGTTGATGGCGTCTAGGCCAGACCTTGGCGGCGACGAACCGGACCAAGAATCGCGCGGGTGTTCGTCCTCATAA
- a CDS encoding ComEC/Rec2 family competence protein: MSTELPDLGVVFWPVGTGDSSTVVVTDEVLMQVDLNDRAKADDDDIPEVPVVDLLVEALPTGSDGRPFLAAFVLTHADKDHCSGFADLLDKATIGELWATPRMWREYLDDGDDADLCEDAKAFHEEVKRRVEAVKKAVADGEEIALGDRVLVVGYDTDEHKHAYHDLPEEYLLKPGISVTKINGVDYAGRFEAFIHAPFKDDCAAARNETSLSLQVTLTEGGGQDGKVLLFGDLAYETIMKIFKYSEDHDREQYLEWNLLLAPHHCSKRVMYVREDGKDVLKTDILEAFERHAREGSVVVASSHPIPAADVDGANPPHKKAADRYKDYSDRFICTMEWPSVEDPSPVVLGIDANGAQIVEDEVVEHSAKSADVAKAAGRKRGRLSEVAAAATAAGRYAGGVVSVSGTAAMTGSERVQAAIKADRGSEAAPTTAVGFGRDR, from the coding sequence GTGAGTACGGAACTTCCCGATCTGGGTGTGGTGTTCTGGCCGGTCGGCACAGGCGACAGTTCGACGGTGGTGGTCACCGACGAAGTGCTGATGCAGGTGGACCTGAACGACCGCGCGAAGGCGGATGACGACGACATCCCCGAGGTGCCAGTCGTTGACCTGCTGGTGGAGGCGTTGCCGACCGGTTCGGACGGTCGTCCGTTCCTGGCTGCGTTCGTGCTTACGCATGCAGACAAGGATCACTGCAGCGGGTTCGCCGACTTGCTGGACAAGGCGACGATCGGCGAGCTGTGGGCTACTCCGCGGATGTGGCGGGAGTACCTGGACGACGGCGATGACGCCGACCTGTGCGAGGACGCTAAGGCATTCCATGAGGAGGTCAAGCGCCGCGTCGAGGCGGTGAAGAAGGCGGTCGCCGACGGCGAGGAGATCGCTCTGGGCGACCGTGTCCTCGTGGTCGGCTACGACACCGACGAGCACAAGCACGCCTACCACGACCTCCCGGAGGAGTACCTTCTGAAGCCGGGGATCAGCGTCACCAAGATCAATGGGGTCGATTACGCCGGCCGGTTCGAGGCCTTCATCCACGCGCCATTCAAGGACGACTGTGCCGCTGCGCGCAACGAGACGTCATTGTCACTGCAGGTCACACTCACCGAAGGTGGCGGTCAGGACGGCAAGGTGTTGCTGTTCGGTGACCTGGCATACGAGACGATCATGAAGATCTTCAAGTACAGCGAGGACCACGATAGAGAGCAGTACCTGGAGTGGAATCTGCTGCTTGCTCCTCACCATTGCTCCAAGCGCGTGATGTACGTGCGTGAGGACGGTAAGGACGTCCTGAAAACCGACATCCTCGAAGCCTTTGAGCGGCACGCCCGCGAAGGCTCGGTGGTCGTCGCGAGCAGCCACCCCATCCCGGCCGCGGACGTTGACGGCGCCAACCCACCCCACAAGAAGGCGGCCGACCGGTACAAGGACTACTCCGACCGATTCATCTGCACGATGGAGTGGCCCTCCGTGGAGGACCCGTCGCCGGTCGTGCTCGGCATTGATGCGAACGGTGCCCAGATCGTCGAGGACGAGGTCGTCGAGCACTCCGCCAAGAGCGCGGACGTGGCGAAGGCCGCTGGCCGCAAGCGCGGGCGGCTGTCGGAGGTCGCGGCGGCGGCCACCGCAGCGGGCCGGTACGCCGGTGGCGTGGTGTCGGTCTCCGGGACAGCGGCCATGACCGGCTCCGAGCGGGTCCAGGCCGCCATCAAGGCCGACAGGGGCTCCGAGGCCGCGCCCACCACTGCCGTCGGGTTCGGGCGTGACCGCTGA